In Piliocolobus tephrosceles isolate RC106 chromosome 6, ASM277652v3, whole genome shotgun sequence, the following are encoded in one genomic region:
- the SH2D7 gene encoding SH2 domain-containing protein 7, which yields MEDSLKQLSLGRDPEGAGDSQALAELQELALKWFMETQAPFILQNGALPPWFHGFITRKQTEQLLRDRALGSFLIRLSDRATGYILSYRGSNRCRHFVINQLRNRRYIISGDTQSHSTLAELVRHYQEAQLEPFGEMLTTACPRPEDNDMYDAITRGLHQTIVDPENLPAMVSPTVVPDKAASPRSSPKPQVSFLHAQKSLDVSPRNLSQEESMEAPIRVPPLPERSSSLLEESFGGPNDIIYADVRKMNQARLGLGTEGSSRHAPVPAGSQAYSPGREAQRRLSDGEQNRPDGLVPVLSRVSPDQGPTESPTSWGCSDAMGSLGATWRQEFPKLSQEAQPCSQGSSADIYEFIGTEGPLQEPRDTPDQEGSTYEQIPACLGDPARAPHPGASPTYSPWVHGPMDHGYKRISGPPGLPEPGNTYEQIPATKSKETGRMHKPDKLRRLFFTDRKHKF from the exons ATGGAGGACAGCCTAAAGCAGCTCAGCCTAGGGAGAGATCCTGAGGGGGCAGGGGACAGCCAGGCCCTGGCTGAGCTCCAGGAGCTTGCCCTGAAGTGGTTCATGGAGACACAGGCCCCCTTCATTCTGCAGAACGGTGCCCTGCCTCCCTGGTTTCATGGATTCATCACCCGCAA GCAGACGGAGCAGCTACTCAGGGACAGAGCTCTTGGTTCCTTCCTTATCCGCCTCAGTGACCGAGCCACCGGCTACATCTTGTCCTACAG GGGCAGCAATCGTTGCCGACATTTTGTCATCAACCAGCTTCGAAACCGGCGTTACATCATCTCAGGAGACACCCAGAGCCACAGCACCCTGGCTGAGCTTGTGCGCCATTACCAGGAGGCACAGCTTGAGCCCTTCGGAGAGATGCTGACTACTGCCTGCCCCCGG CCAGAGGACAATGATATGTATGATGCCATCACCCGGGGCCTCCACCAGACCATCGTGGACCCAGAAAACCTGCCTGCCATGGTATCCCCCACAGTGGTCCCAGACAAGGCCGCCAGCCCCCGCTCATCTCCAAAGCCCCAGGTCTCCTTCCTCCATGCACAGAAGAGTCTGGATGTGAGTCCCCGGAACCTCTCCCAGGAGGAAAGCATGGAG GCTCCCATCAGAGTGCCCCCACTCCCTGAGAGGAGTTCCTCCCTCCTGGAAGAGTCTTTTGGAGGCCCCAATGACATCATCTATGCAGATGTGAGGAAGATGAACCAGGCACGGCTAGGCTTGGGCACAGAGGGGTCCAGCAGGCATGCACCAGTTCCAGCTGGCAGCCAGGCCTACTCCCCAGGCAGGGAGGCCCAAAGGAGACTCTCAGATGGAGAACAGAATAGGCCTGATGGCCTGGTGCCTGTCCTCTCTAGGGTGAGCCCAGACCAGGGTCCCACAGAGTCTCCCACTTCCTGGGGGTGTTCTGATGCCATGGGATCCCTGGGGGCTACCTGGAGGCAAGAGTTTCCAAAGCTGAGCCAAGAGGCTCAGCCCTGCTCCCAGGGCAGCTCTGCAGATATCTATGAGTTCATTGGGACAGAAGGCCCCCTGCAAGAGCCCAGGGACACACCAGACCAAGAAGGCAGTACCTATGAGCAGATCCCAGCTTGCTTGGGTGACCCAGCCAGGGCCCCACATCCTGGGGCCAGTCCCACATATAGCCCATGGGTACATGGGCCCATGGACCATGGCTACAAGAGGATTTCAGGGCCCCCAGGGCTCCCAGAGCCTGGGAACACCTATGAGCAGATCCCAGCAACCAAGAGCAAGGAGACTGGACGGATGCACAAG CCTGACAAGCTTCGGAGGCTCTTCTTCACGGACAGGAAGCACAAATTCTGA